A single window of Archangium gephyra DNA harbors:
- the traC gene encoding outer membrane exchange accessory lipoprotein TraC codes for MRSSSAPPLSPLARRLGLLALTVFTLAVAGCSPFARAIKEGDTFSAQQKWAEAEDAYLRALAVEPGDAEAKAKLLKLRQQWSADVFQAAKAKHAEGDLAGATPLLVRALKLDSENNDARTLLAQTLDARVEVAQKALKEERLQEARAEFDAVLAVDEGHVAARKGVSAVQKALAQRWFGTAQRLEEEGKLGNALLAYVRANQEQVGATPALERAEVVRRKLQDEIAFLVVTGPAEDKAEAPDVAQRLSPGRLSALLPQEVPIRVITTEAPKDHEGVRLGLSVERVMPVKSVEQAQKSQRYLVTNKAVPNPRRLQTEASLLEQERKLEDVERKLSGVLRDYLRKQDELAQAREVAGRCRSRERQACSTALAECVRAFGQSKPGEVPKECSPSRCNPQCEAEETALSQRASAAQELERRLEAAQEGAETQRREVQRGRDAYYREPLTVDEPVYADYPYDVELHRLSITASVTERLVALSKDAAVASPRSGDYAAMHEDSANKAYDKVGVLADPVQLRTEAELRVEAGDKAMESIAQRVMEHFDVYRQRRVEDARRGMVRPSAEDVVETAVRALLLTADQPPQDILQSLSQARGLTRPESIYGR; via the coding sequence CCCGCCGGCTGGGACTGCTGGCCCTCACCGTCTTCACCCTCGCCGTGGCGGGCTGTTCGCCCTTCGCCCGTGCCATCAAGGAGGGAGACACCTTCAGCGCCCAGCAGAAGTGGGCCGAGGCGGAGGACGCCTACCTGCGCGCCCTGGCGGTGGAGCCCGGGGACGCGGAGGCGAAGGCGAAGCTGCTCAAGCTGCGCCAGCAGTGGAGCGCCGACGTGTTCCAGGCCGCCAAGGCGAAGCACGCCGAGGGAGACCTGGCCGGTGCCACGCCGCTGCTGGTGCGCGCGCTGAAGCTGGACAGCGAGAACAATGACGCGCGCACGCTGCTGGCCCAGACGCTGGATGCCCGGGTGGAGGTGGCCCAGAAGGCGCTGAAGGAGGAGCGGCTGCAGGAGGCCCGGGCCGAGTTCGACGCCGTACTGGCGGTGGACGAGGGGCACGTGGCGGCGCGCAAGGGCGTGTCGGCGGTGCAGAAGGCGCTGGCGCAGCGGTGGTTCGGCACGGCGCAGCGGCTGGAGGAGGAGGGCAAGCTGGGCAACGCGCTGCTGGCGTACGTGCGCGCGAACCAGGAGCAGGTGGGGGCCACGCCCGCGCTGGAGCGCGCCGAGGTGGTGCGCCGCAAGCTGCAGGACGAGATCGCCTTCCTGGTGGTGACGGGGCCGGCGGAGGACAAGGCGGAGGCGCCGGACGTGGCGCAGCGGCTGTCGCCCGGGCGGCTGTCGGCGCTGCTGCCGCAGGAGGTGCCCATCCGCGTCATCACCACCGAGGCGCCCAAGGACCATGAGGGCGTGCGCCTGGGGCTGTCGGTGGAGCGGGTGATGCCGGTGAAGTCGGTGGAGCAGGCGCAGAAGTCGCAGCGCTACCTGGTGACGAACAAGGCGGTGCCCAACCCGCGCCGGCTGCAGACGGAGGCGTCGCTGCTGGAGCAGGAGCGCAAGCTGGAGGACGTGGAGCGCAAGCTGTCGGGCGTGCTGCGGGACTACCTGCGCAAGCAGGACGAGCTGGCCCAGGCGCGCGAGGTGGCCGGCCGCTGCCGCTCGCGCGAGCGCCAGGCGTGCAGCACCGCGCTGGCCGAGTGTGTGCGGGCCTTCGGCCAGTCCAAGCCCGGCGAGGTGCCCAAGGAGTGCAGCCCCTCGCGCTGCAACCCCCAGTGCGAGGCGGAGGAGACGGCGCTGTCGCAGCGGGCCTCGGCGGCGCAGGAGCTGGAGCGCCGGCTGGAGGCGGCGCAGGAGGGCGCGGAGACGCAGCGGCGCGAGGTGCAGCGGGGCCGGGACGCCTACTACCGCGAGCCCCTCACGGTGGACGAGCCCGTCTACGCCGACTACCCGTACGACGTGGAGCTGCACCGGCTGTCCATCACCGCGAGCGTCACCGAGCGGCTGGTGGCGCTGTCCAAGGACGCGGCGGTGGCCTCGCCGCGCAGCGGGGACTACGCGGCCATGCACGAGGACTCGGCCAACAAGGCCTACGACAAGGTGGGCGTGCTGGCGGACCCCGTGCAGCTGCGCACCGAGGCGGAGCTGCGGGTGGAGGCGGGTGACAAGGCCATGGAGTCCATCGCCCAGCGGGTGATGGAGCACTTCGACGTCTACCGCCAGCGCCGGGTGGAGGATGCGCGCCGGGGCATGGTGCGCCCCAGCGCCGAGGACGTGGTGGAGACGGCGGTGCGCGCGCTGCTGCTCACCGCGGACCAGCCGCCCCAGGACATCCTCCAGTCGCTGTCCCAGGCGCGCGGCCTCACCCGGCCCGAGTCCATCTACGGGCGTTGA
- a CDS encoding TerB family tellurite resistance protein — protein MAKPTPEDHFNIEVLKLMLQLAWSDEQIDVQEVGTILGAARSWGVPEPEVATLKKALEGGVTLPAPDLGLLRGRPDEVLEAARALIASDGRLRASEQEMLEELRLILSPGR, from the coding sequence ATGGCGAAACCCACCCCCGAGGATCACTTCAACATCGAGGTGCTCAAGTTGATGCTCCAACTGGCTTGGAGCGATGAACAGATCGATGTGCAGGAGGTGGGGACCATTCTTGGCGCGGCCCGCAGCTGGGGGGTGCCCGAGCCGGAGGTGGCCACCCTCAAGAAGGCGCTGGAGGGCGGGGTGACGCTGCCGGCGCCCGACCTGGGGCTGCTGCGCGGCCGTCCAGACGAGGTGCTCGAGGCGGCTCGCGCGCTCATCGCGAGTGATGGCAGGCTGCGGGCCTCCGAGCAGGAGATGCTCGAGGAGCTGCGCCTCATCCTGAGCCCCGGGCGCTGA